The following is a genomic window from Mus caroli chromosome 17, CAROLI_EIJ_v1.1, whole genome shotgun sequence.
aaatcaAACCAGTGCACTGAGAGTTGAAGAAGCTGAATAACATTGATCATTCATGTAAATGAGTAGGAGACATGTTTGGGTCTTTCATAAAATAGGTCTTGATCCACAGAGATAATTTCAACATCTTGCAGTTAAGCattgaaatagaaaaaatttaaGTGTTCAAAGCTTAAGTAACATcaagtaataataatttatacataCCAAAAAAACACACAGGGACAGAGTAATAATCACATTTAACATGGCTACTTGGGCTGTTTCTAATGTTGACATCTGAGAGCTGTTGAAGAAGTGCTTTAATTGTTTACAGAAGTGTCACATATGCAAGAATATAACATGTTAACTTCTCTCATTCAGTAGTCTTCTCACATGGACTCttattatgtttatgtgaatttttaaattccGTTTATTTAAATTAAGGTGCTCTTGCTTTCTTGTTATACTGATAATTTTGATTTAACAAACTAATGTTATATGGTTGTGTTAGAATTTACATAAAATACTTATCGTTCCTCATCCAAGTTCCGGAAACTCACTCCAGGATGATGTGTTGTACATGTGGCTCTCCAAGCTAATCAATAATTTCTCATATTTCTTGTCCACGGTTGCAgacttttaaattgtattatgtCCCTAGAGAACAATTTTGGTGAGCTGTCTTCTTGCAGAGAGGGGATAGACTTGGAGGTGTATCTTTTGAAAGGGAAATTCGGACTTAGGTAAAGTTACTCAATTTACTCTGACCCCATGTCTCCTGGGACATGGAGTCCCTAAAATTTCCACACAGCTGTTAAATTGTTTTGTGATCTTGGGGTTTATTTGTTCCAGCTCAGTGATTTTTAGTTCTTACTAGACATGAGAATCTCTGGAAAGCTGATTAGAGGTCAGAACTCTGGACACCACACTGAGTGTCTCCGAATCAGTCATTGTAAGGAATAGCTCACAGGGGCAGTTTCTGGTCTGAATACCACAGGTAGAGGGCCACTGTGTAGCAAAATTCTTCATTTCTGACcagacaaaattaaaatatgtaaattacagtagaaaaatgtaaaaaaattatacatttgtcAACCATAATTTATTACAGCAGTTATTTTTTAACTAATTCATAATTTATCAGCTAGACTAATGGAGgaaatctaaacagaaaatattaattgTATGTGAAGTGTCATCTTAGGAAGTGTTCTGTACAGATGAATGTTGAGTATGGGCAAATCACAGATGATATTTTACAAAAATTGGTTTGcttcttaaaattaattattactTTCTAAAGAACGTAAAgcattgctttgttttgctttaaatataATCTCATGATTTATTGAAATTCACCAACAGAAATACAATTATAGGATTTTGCCAAAGCCTTCCTGTGCATTTGATGGGATGCACTGTGTAGAACTTTGCCTAATTTGAAGCATCGTTTAGTTGTAGATGGGTGATACCCAAATCCTTTCGTGAAATCAATGGAATTGAGGGACAAAATGGATCATGACGTTGCTTTTTCTATGACTATTTTTTCCATTGCTGGAGAATAAGTCCGGCTGTGCTACCAAGATCTATCTCTACAGCTATTCATATTTAGGTTTCTACACTGATAAGTGAACCAGGTAGGTGATCTTCACTGCTCTTCCACACCTCCATTTCCGATTCTCCAATCTCATTTCCATTGTGCAGCAGACAGCTTGCAGAGGCCTGTCTACCCTCTCTACTTCCCTGTGGACTACTATATCCACAGACCCTTGGGGCAGACCcagttttcctccctctctccttctcaccCCCCACTCTCCTAGCCTATCCTCATTCATTATTGTCAGCTCCTAAGACCTAGAAAAACATTCTCTCTGGGAATCCACAGTGTCCCCACATTGCAGGGACACAGCTACACTCTAGATCAGGCCACCCACAGTCACCACATGCTCCTAAAATCCAGGTAATACAACTGAAAGCAAGGAGTGGAAAACCCACCTtacaaagacaagacaagataTAAACACCTAGAATCATAATCAGCTCTAATTTACATGCTTACACATTAGAGTAAAACCAGTCAAACAGCTAGCACTAACTGTCATAGCTAGAGCCTAGTAACCCTATTAGCATAGGTTCTGAGAAATATAACTAAAGCACAATAATGACATTTTACAGGAAGTACGAGATCGACTTAAATGAAGTGAAACTCAAAGAAATTTCACTAAAAACATAAGATGGAGCATTTTctccagatttatttttaatataacattGGGAGTCTTATCAAGAACAATAAGACAGCTGTAGGAGATCAGGGAAAGACAAATATGAATGGAGGAAGtcaaagtttcttttttaagatgatATAATTGTATATACAAGTGACTCTGAAAGTTTCACtaggaaattcttttctttttttttaattaggtattttcttcatttacatttccaatgctatcccaaaagtcccccatgccctcccctccactctcctccccccaactcccacttcttggccctagtgttcccctgtactgaggcatataaagtttgcaagaccagtgggcctctctttccactgatggccgactaggccatcttctgatacatatgcagctagagacacaagcttcgGGGGGGTCACTAGGAAACTCTTAAAGGTGATAAATATTTTCAGGGAAGTAGTAGGGCACAAAACTAACACAAAAAGATTTGTAGCCTATGTACTAAAGAAAAATAGTCTAAGACAGGATAaaatatattagatttttttcctttcccaatgCCTCCAATTACTGTCTCACTTCCCTATCAATCCAGATCCACAACCTGCCTtgtattaaaacaataaaaaaacagacatctaaataataataataaaatatagtatgaAACAACACCAAAAATATTGCAACaggacacacaaacaaacacaaacacacacacacacacacacacatatacacaaacacacatacacacacagtaaaagcagaagaaatatagacagagaaaactCATGTGAACCACAAGTAAATGCAGAGATAACCATGTTCAAGCACCACACACAGGgattcaaaaaagaaatcaaatcaagAGGAATAATAGATATGCAAAGTACTTGTAAGGTTAAGAAAAATGCCCTGACAAAATATAACAGATGCAGCCTCCAAAGATGCCATTGtggttgtttttctcctttaggGATTAATATATTCACTTTATGTCCTGATCACCGttgccctccctcctctctttccaatCCCATCCTCCAACCCCCCTTTCCCTATTTCATActccccttctcttcagaaaagtaTAAGGCCCCCATAGTACCCACTTTAGTATACAATTTGCCTCAGAActaagtgcatcctttcccattgaggccagataaggcaccCCAGCTAGGAAAGTGGATTCCAAAGGCAGCCAACAGGGTCTAAGTCAGAGACAATCCCTGCTCCAGTTGCTAGGTGACCATTATGAAGATAAAGTGTAGGGGGCCTATGACCAGATACTCTGGTTGTTAGTACAGACTCTTTGAGCCTCCACAGGCCCTGGTTTTGTAAGTCTTCTTATAGTGTCCTTGACacttctggctccttcaattcttctgggtcttccacaagactccctgagcccTGCcaaatatttggctgtgggtctctacattcatttccatcagctgctggatgaagattctcagatgacagttatgctaggctcctaccTGCAACCATAgctgagtatcattaatagtgttagtgggtttgtttatttgatactttaggttgtttttgtttcttagagTGAGACTCAGCTGGGAAAACTAACTTTACATTTGagtttttataaatgtgtttacttctcttctcagtgctgggaccccatctggtgCACTTGTGCAGGCTCTGTGCATCCTACTAGAGTCTCTGGGAAGTCACATGAGCTTTAGTACGCCTGTGTTTAGAAAGCCTCATTTTCTTAGTggcctccatcccctctggctcttatacatTCTTTTTACCTCCTCTTTTTCAGGATTCCTTGAGCTCTGACTGGCAGAATTGATAGAGATACCCCATTTAGGAGTGAGCGCTTCTAGGTTTTTCATTCTTTGGATACTCTTGAGCTGTGAAACAGTATTTGTTCCCAAGTGCTGTATGTGTAAGCTTCTCTGAAGATGCTGAGCAAGGCACTAGTCTCCAAATATTGCAAAATGCTCCAAGgagtaattttatttctatatccCCTTAGCAGTACTGGGTTTTTATCTATATCATTAGTCTATCTAGTCGCAGGTCCTTGGCCATCCAACAGTGTCAGGAATGGGTTCCATGTTGTGGGATGTTTGGGAACTCCCACAACTTATGTGCCAACATTGTATCAAGGAATCATACATATATCTCAACATTGGAGATAGAAAggtttgtgattgggttaccattTGATTTCTCTGGAAACACTTCAGTATACTTTTTGTATCACAAACATCAGTCTACAGGGGTAAATGCCATTAAATTaacccattcctggtactggaagtCCCATTTTGGGATGAGAGATGAGTTCAGTCTCCTCTGTAATTTGCCTATTTTAATGGTtgcattcatatatgcatataatttagGAAGCGTCTACTACATTAGGTTTCCATCCCACCCCTCAAATGAAGAGATTTATCTGTCCCTTCTTGCATTTCCTCCCTTaccctctttttcccttcctctccgtGTTTGATACTCCTGTCTCAGTGCCtgccatatacacacataactaTCTACTGTATTTTCCATTCTTAGGAAGATATAACCCCTAGTCCCTAGCTCTATATCTAACTTCTGTGGCTGTGTAGACTGTAGCTGGATTATCAATGATTTAACAGGTAGTATCCAAGTacaagtgaatatataccatgccAAATTTATCTTTTTTAGCTCTGAATTACATAACATAGGGTGATGTTTTCCTAACTCCACCCAGTTATCGGTGaattttttaatggctgagaaaTATTCTATTGTGCAAATGTACAACATTGTCTTTGTCCATTCATCCATTGACAATTATCAAGGCAGTTTCaaatttctggctgttatgaataaagcttaagtgcacatgtgtgagcaACAATCTCTGTAGTAGGATTTAAAGTCCTTCGTGTATACCCAAGAGTTGTATTGCTGGATCCTGAGACTTATCTAGTCCAAACTCccaaggaaccaccacactgatttttgTAGTAGCTGTAAATTTGTACTATAAAGAGTTGATTGATGTTGCCTTTACTGTAAATCCTAGCCAGCATAAGCTGTGAGGTCTGGACCTTGTACATATTTGCCATTCAATATATCCTTCATATTCACAGCAACAGATTAACAACTAACCATGGAACAATAAAAGCACTCAGAATTTAGTTATTAGTACCACATGCTTGTTATTTGTAGACactgttaaagaaaataaactgctTGACACAAGTATAGCAGTAGTGCTACAATGagtgtaataataataagtttGCTTGATGACTGAAGAAAATGTCCTTTACTTATTACTGATATTGTTTCATGATTAATATTCTGTTTTGGATTAAGTGAGATTGTGCAAAATTCCATCCCTCACAAAAGTGTACAGCCTACGACTTGTGACATTTATGTAATCACCCAAAATAGAGGACCAAATTATTACTCAATGTTTCAGGAAAAGTACAGTACACACTAATTCTCTTGCATTCAGAGTGTCATGAAAGAGCCATGCCCAAGTGTTTGTTCAATGCAGTGTTTGTGCATGTTCATGTTCTCTTATAAAAACCTTCACTCAAAATGAAGCTCCCTTAAAGTAggaaaaaattaagaagagaatGAGATGTCCTCAAAGCAATAAATGAACAACACAAAAACCATAAACTTAGAAATTATGAGACAATTTAAAAAACTAAGAGAGCAatatgcagaatgcagagggaaagaggaaaagagaagctgcaaagagagcagaaggaacaggcaggtttctccttaccatgggacagaacaggtctttCCCTAAGAGCAAGGTAAGTTTAGTCTTATTAAACGGtacaaagctttcttcttacagacttgggtttaattcatttagcattaaaaggcTAGACATTCTtgctttctctatgcaataaattGGAAaccatttttcatccagaatgagtgagttctttctgcattgatgcttggtcttttgctccaaatGCATACATAAGATtggatgtgtgtgtaagcatgtaatTATGAGGATCCATGTAAGCTGAGCCCAGAATGGAGATTTAAGAAATTTGTAtgcatgaatctgtatatgaatttatgtgagtttAATCCACATTTGCTTGTGTAAAAAGGTTTTTTCCTTGTGCACATGTGATTAttttctcctggttcaatagaaatttactgctccaaacttccccctagcctgacaagcaagaggcatTAGGATAAAAGGGAAAAGTCTCTAACAATTAATCCATTACTTCTTCCCCTACTcttaggctacaggtgttaatcaCCTAAAATAGTGGCTTTTAACCCTCAGAAAGAGCTATGaagtttttaggactttttagaagcTATCAACAAACATTTAGTATAGTTAGCAAACTAGAACATCTGGACACAATCACTATTTAAAACTACATTTCAGTCTGACTCTGTGTCTCCTTTCAACACACTAGCAACTGGGATGTTCCTAGCATACTTTGTTTCAATAAACCATTTCCTtagaattataaaaagaaaacctgaatttTTATTATCACctataataatattaaatatattaatataggCTAAAAATAGTGAATGTATACAGATAAAATTTAATATGAATTGAACCTGTGCTTCAGGAAAATTATAACCATGCAAGTTTACCCagttacattatatatatttatatcaatatatatcttgatagtttaaattaatttaaaataaaaatgtaaaaataaaggaTTGACTTAAAAATGATGTGTTCTTGTGTGGCAATGGGGCcaattatattacttttattcttattattattgtaatattGTTTCTGCAAAAGCCTTAAGATATATACTGAGaatgtcagtgtgtgtatgtgtgtgtttctgtgtggatGCATTAGGATGTAAATAGTGGATTTCTATTACAAagatttcaatatatttattaatttgaagGAACAGCAGTGTTTAcattaaaatgcaaagaaatacaACATTGTATTTCTGTAAGGATAATTGTTCTATAATGTAGATTATCtaccaaaaaaaagtaaaaaaattgcCCTTCATTAACATTAGAGTTCGAAGGAAACCCATTCTTGTGTATAATTGATCAGTCAGTAGCAACAGGGCAAAATGATTCTAACCAGTGAATTTTGAACTCAATAGTAACTTCCTTACAACAATTTTTATCGTCTCATTTCTCAGACTATAAATAACAGGGTTGAGAGTTGGAGGTAGTACTGTGTAAAAGACAGAGAGCAAAAACTGTAAAGCAGTTGGAGAGTCTGAGGTTGGGTTTAGATATGCAAATATGCCTGTAGAAagaaacaataagacaacaaaaagatggGGCAAGCAAGTAGAGAAGACCTTAGACCTGCTTTCAGCAGAGGGCATCCTGAGAACTGTGGAGAATATGTGGACATAGGAGATGACAATCCCAATGAAGCAGGCAAAGGCCACTGCAGTCAGGAAATCAGCAACTCCAATTGTTACAAGGTAATCGTTAGAGCAGGAGAGCTTGAGCACCTGGGGGACATCACAAAAGAATTGATGGATTATTTTGGCCCTACAGAATCTGATAGAGAATATGGTTGCTATATACAAGGTTCCTGGAATGACACTGCTTAGCCATACAGCTGTCACAGCCCACCTACACTTTCTGGGACACATGATGATTTCATAGTGAAGTGGAAGACAAACTGCTACATAACGATCATATGACATCACTGTGAGAATGGCCACCTCACCCCAAGCAAAACCTGTGAAGAAAAATATCTGCAGCATGCACTGTCCATATGAAATGTAGCCACTTCTTGCCAGGGAACTGTCAACATACTGGGGAACTGTGACACAGAGAGATGAGAGGTCCAGAATGGAAAGGTGCTTCAGAAAGTAATACATTGGAGACTGGAGCTGTGGGTCTAGTGttgtgatggtgataatgatgaagTTCCCTGCTGAGCCCAATAGGTATGTCACCAAGAAGAGCAAAGCTTGCAAGATCTGCAGATCATGGTTGTCAGAGAACCCCATGAGGAGGAATCCACTCATTGTGGTTATATTTTCCACtatcattttgaaaacagaaattgtAGTAGCAGctggaaaataaaacagtacaATAAATTCAGTAGAATGAGACTGAGGCACTATTTaatttttcatcaatatttatttcaatagtttctctctatatattttctaTCATCTATACTTGTTCAGAAACTTAAGTGAGaacacatttttctcatttccatAGATCACAAGCTATCCACTCATAAAGCAGTAGTTACAGGTGAATGTACAAGTGGGTCATCACAGTGTTCTTTCAAGGAATGTAGTTTGGATTGCTCCATGAAAAAGCACTATTACACAGTCACAGTTGAAAcccattgcttttctttaatttatccATAGTCCGTTGGTGACAGACCGTGGAATGTATTTTTGAACATAGATTAGGTTGTTTATGTATAGCTTGGACAGGGTATAATGTTAGCAAGTGAAATAGGAATTTATAGGAAATATACCCAGAATTAAAATACAGTTTGGTTGTCCACTGGAAACGgctattttatttagaaaacaatgCTGTCATTATAGCAAGAGGATGCTGGTTATTGTAGAATCAAGTGTAAAACTTGCTTTTAAGTACTGTGCAAGAGTTATtgaaatcaataagaaaaatccTTGTGTAAGGAAAATACTCACCTGACTCAGTTTAAATGTCCAATTTCATTTTATGGAGTATTT
Proteins encoded in this region:
- the LOC110284145 gene encoding olfactory receptor 14J1-like, with the protein product MIVENITTMSGFLLMGFSDNHDLQILQALLFLVTYLLGSAGNFIIITITTLDPQLQSPMYYFLKHLSILDLSSLCVTVPQYVDSSLARSGYISYGQCMLQIFFFTGFAWGEVAILTVMSYDRYVAVCLPLHYEIIMCPRKCRWAVTAVWLSSVIPGTLYIATIFSIRFCRAKIIHQFFCDVPQVLKLSCSNDYLVTIGVADFLTAVAFACFIGIVISYVHIFSTVLRMPSAESRSKVFSTCLPHLFVVLLFLSTGIFAYLNPTSDSPTALQFLLSVFYTVLPPTLNPVIYSLRNETIKIVVRKLLLSSKFTG